Part of the Rhizobiales bacterium NRL2 genome is shown below.
GAGGACCGGGACATTGAGCGACAAGGCGACCGACGTCGAGATCATGGACGTGCGTCCGCACCATCGCTTCGATGAGGGCGCGCTGGAGAGCTACCTCGCGCAGCACGTGCCCGGCTTCCGCGGGCCGCTCACGGTCCGGCAGTTCCAGGGTGGCATGTCGAATCCGACCTACTTCCTGGAGACCCCCTCGCGCCGCTACGTCATGCGCAAGAAGCCGCCCGGGGAACTGCTGAAATCGGCGCACCAGGTCGACCGAGAGTACCGGGTGATGAAGGCGCTTGCCGACACGCCGGTGCCGGTGCCGGAGGTGCTGGCGCTCTGCATGGACGACGACGTCATCGGCCAGGCGTTCTACGTCATGGAGCATGTCGAGGGACGGGTGCTGATCGACCCCGCGGTGCCGTCCATGACCAACGCCGAACGCAGCGCGCTCTACGACCATTTCATCGAGGTCCTCGCCGCCCTCCACAAGGTCGATCCCGAGGCTGTCGGCCTCGGCGATTTCGGCCGTCCGGGCAATTACTACGCCCGCCAGATCTCCCGCTGGTCGAAGCAGTATGTGGCCTCCAAGACCGAGGAGATTCCGGAGATGGAGGCGCTGATGGAATGGCTGCCCGAGAACATCCCGGACGCCGAGGAGGTTTCCATCGTCCACGGCGACTATCGTATCGGCAATTGCGTGCTGCACCCGACCGAGCCCCGGATCGTCGCCGTGCTCGACTGGGAGCTCTCGACCCTCGGCCATCCGCTGGCCGACGTGGCCTATTGCGCGCAGGAATATTACGGGCACGCCGCGGACGGCGGTTTCGCGCACCTGGACGACCCGCGCGAGATCGGCATTCCGACCGAACAGGAATTCCTGCAGCGCTACGCGGATCTCACCGGCCAGGGCGAGATCGAGAACTGGCCCTTCTACATCGCCTACACGATGTTCCGCTCCGCGGCGATCGTGCAGGGCGTCTACCGGCGCGGCCTGGACGGCAACGCCAGTTCGGACGCGGCGAAGAACTTCGCCGGCTTCGCCGAACAGCGCGCGAAATGGGGCTGGAACGTGCTCAGGGACGCGGGCCTGGTTGAACGATGATTCTCCGTCCCGGACCTTGACCGCAGGATCCTGGCAGGCGGCGTTTCAGGGCTGCGCCCCGGGATCAAGTCCCGGGGAGCGCGTACCGACGCCAGCCGACAACCGTTACCCGACGATCACGTGTTCCTTCGTGATCGCGAAATCGAGGCGGTCGTGGTCGATGAAGTTGGCTTCGTCGGCGATGGTCGCCTGGTATTCCTTCGTCGACGGCGAGGCGCGCATGTCGTCCATGGAATCGAACCAGACCATGGCGTAGCCGTCACAGATCGGGCTTCGTCCCCGGTCATAGGCCGACAGGCGGGCATGGTTCTGCACATAGCGCCGCACCTGCGGGATCGACGCCCCGAGGGGGCCGTGGATGTCACGCCAGTGGCGTTGGAAATCCTCGACCGCCATGCCCTTCTTGCGCGGCACGATCTCGACGATCTTGAAGCCGTGATCGGCCACGGGTTCGTCCTTCATCACGTGTTCCTCGACCAGCAGCAGGTTCATGGTATCGCGGTCGACGAAACGCTCCTCGTCGGCGATCAGCGCTTCCCACGCCGCCGTCCCCGTATTGCGCTTCATGGTTTCGGTGTCCGGCCACCAGGTCTCGGCGATGCCGTCGACGGGCAGGTCGCGCTTGGCGTAACCCGAGCGCAGCGGGTGGCTCTGCACATAGCGCTGCAGCCCGTCGAGCTGCAGCACGGCCTTCGGGTGCTCGTTGAGCCAGTAGTCCTGGAACTCGTCGACAGGCATGCCCGGTTTGCGCATGAACGTCAGCACCGATTTGATCATGATTTCCTCCTCCCCTTGGTCGTCGGGCCGTAACGCGCGGCCCGTTCAGACGCGCCGGTCGCCGGGCAGCACTTCGTGCGGCTCGATCACGGGACGTGTCCTGAGCGTTTCATAATAGGGCGTGAAGTCGGGCCGTGTCGCCTCGAAGAGCTGATCGTAGGAACCGATGACGAAATAGGTCTGCTGGTAATGGTCGATGATGTAGTCGGTCTGCATGATACGCATGAGGTCGAAGGCGAGGCGGTTGGGCGTATCGCTTTCCAGGGCGTAGAGCGTCTCGCCCTTCGAGGAGACGATGCCCGAGCCGTAGATGCGCAGGCCCTCCTCGCTCATGATCAGGCCGAATTCGACCGTGTACCAGTACAGCCGGGCGAGATAGCCCAGCGCATCCTGCTCCAGCGCCTTCAGCCCGCCCTGGCCATAGGCCTGCATGTAGTCGGCGAAGACCGGATTGAACAGCATCGGCACATGGCCGAAGCAGTCGTGGAAGCAGTCCGGTTCCTGCAGGTAGTCGAGCTGTTCGGGCTTGCGGATCCAGTTGGTGACGGGGAAGCGGCGGTGGGCGAGGTGATCGAAGAAGACATCGTCGTCGATCAGGCCGCGCACGGCGACGATGCGCCAGTTCGTGGCCGTCTCCAGCCGGTCGGAGAGTCGTTCGAAGTCCGGAATGCCGCCGGCCTCGACCCCCAGCGCATCCAGTCCTTCGATGAACTCCGGCGCCGCGCGGCCGGGCAGCAATTTCGCCTGGCGCTCGAACAGCGTGCGCCAGACGCCGTGATCCTCGCTGGTGTATCGGTCGTGGCCCTGATCGATGACGGCATTGTCGTTCATGGCGCCGCTCCCGTGTCCGGACATGTTGCATCGAATATGGTCATTGCCCGGGTTCCGAAACAGACCGGCGGGATAACGCCGCGGCCCTGCGCCCTTGACTAGCGCCCCCCCGGTCATAAAGTCCGCCGCCTGTACCGCCGTCGACACGGCCAACCGGATCGGAGAACCAAAATGAGCGTGCAGGAGTCCGCGCCCGTCGTCATCACCTTGCCCGACGGCAAGTCCATGACGTTCGAGCGGACGCCCACCGGTCTGGACGTCGCCGAAGCCATCGGCCCCGGTCTCGCAAAGGCGGCCCTCGCCGTGCGGGTTGACGGGGAACTGCGCGATCTGGCCCGGCCGATCGAAGACAGCGCCGAGATCGAGATCGTGACCGCGAAGTCGGCCGACGAGACCGTGCTGCCGCTGATCCGCCACGACGCGGCGCACGTGCTGGCGCAGGCGGCGCAGGAGCTGTTTCCGGACACCCAGGTGACCATCGGACCGGCGATCGAGAACGGATTCTACTACGACTTCGCCCGCGAGGAACCCTTCACGCCCGAGGACCTGGAGGCAATGGAGCAGCGGATGCACGAGATCGTCGACCGCGATCTCGACATCGAGCGCGAAGTCTGGGACCGCGATGCCGCCGTCGAGCATTTCCGTTCCCTCGGCGAGGAGTACAAGGCCCGCATCATCGAGGATCTGCCGGCCGACGAGGAAATCTCGCTCTATCGCCAGGGCGACTGGAAGGATCTGTGCGTCGGCCCGCATCTGCCGTCGACCAGCAAGCTCGGCCACGCCTTCAAGCTGACCAAGCTGGCGGGCGCCTACTGGCGCGGCGACGCCAAGAACGAACAGCTCCAACGCGTCTACGGCACCGCCTGGCGCAATGAGAAGGAGCTCAAGGCCTAT
Proteins encoded:
- a CDS encoding aminoglycoside phosphotransferase, with amino-acid sequence MDVRPHHRFDEGALESYLAQHVPGFRGPLTVRQFQGGMSNPTYFLETPSRRYVMRKKPPGELLKSAHQVDREYRVMKALADTPVPVPEVLALCMDDDVIGQAFYVMEHVEGRVLIDPAVPSMTNAERSALYDHFIEVLAALHKVDPEAVGLGDFGRPGNYYARQISRWSKQYVASKTEEIPEMEALMEWLPENIPDAEEVSIVHGDYRIGNCVLHPTEPRIVAVLDWELSTLGHPLADVAYCAQEYYGHAADGGFAHLDDPREIGIPTEQEFLQRYADLTGQGEIENWPFYIAYTMFRSAAIVQGVYRRGLDGNASSDAAKNFAGFAEQRAKWGWNVLRDAGLVER
- a CDS encoding phenylalanine-4-hydroxylase, with the protein product MNDNAVIDQGHDRYTSEDHGVWRTLFERQAKLLPGRAAPEFIEGLDALGVEAGGIPDFERLSDRLETATNWRIVAVRGLIDDDVFFDHLAHRRFPVTNWIRKPEQLDYLQEPDCFHDCFGHVPMLFNPVFADYMQAYGQGGLKALEQDALGYLARLYWYTVEFGLIMSEEGLRIYGSGIVSSKGETLYALESDTPNRLAFDLMRIMQTDYIIDHYQQTYFVIGSYDQLFEATRPDFTPYYETLRTRPVIEPHEVLPGDRRV